In the genome of Pelagibacterium nitratireducens, one region contains:
- a CDS encoding fumarylacetoacetate hydrolase family protein, translating into MNESALKPAGANFVVAPNPVPTLPVEGTSDVFPVNRIFCIGRNYAAHAVEMGHDPDKEPPFFFFKHGGAVISDGTFPYPTETSDVHHEVEMIVALGKGGTDIAVEDALDHVFGYGVGLDMTRRDLQADAKKLGRPWEVAKSFEASAPCGPLVPASRIGHPDQGAVVLKVNGETRQQGDLNQMLWKVPEMISILSRFFALQPGDIIMSGTPSGVGAVSRGDMIAASVQGVGEIKINVV; encoded by the coding sequence AGAGTGCACTTAAACCCGCCGGCGCCAACTTCGTCGTCGCCCCCAATCCGGTCCCCACCCTTCCGGTCGAAGGCACATCGGATGTCTTCCCGGTCAACCGGATTTTCTGCATCGGCCGCAACTATGCCGCCCACGCCGTTGAAATGGGCCACGACCCGGACAAAGAGCCGCCTTTCTTCTTTTTCAAGCATGGCGGAGCGGTGATTTCGGATGGCACTTTCCCCTATCCCACCGAAACTTCCGACGTGCACCACGAGGTCGAGATGATCGTGGCTCTGGGCAAGGGCGGCACCGATATCGCGGTCGAAGACGCTCTCGATCACGTCTTTGGCTACGGCGTGGGCCTTGATATGACCCGCAGGGATCTGCAAGCCGACGCCAAGAAGCTTGGGCGTCCCTGGGAAGTGGCCAAGAGCTTCGAGGCCTCGGCGCCTTGTGGGCCGCTGGTTCCTGCCAGCCGCATCGGTCACCCCGATCAGGGGGCGGTTGTCCTCAAGGTCAATGGCGAAACGCGCCAGCAAGGCGATCTCAACCAGATGCTCTGGAAAGTACCAGAGATGATCTCGATCCTTTCGCGCTTTTTTGCCCTGCAGCCCGGCGACATTATCATGAGCGGAACCCCATCGGGCGTCGGCGCCGTCTCCCGCGGCGATATGATCGCGGCAAGCGTCCAGGGGGTAGGTGAAATAAAGATCAACGTGGTCTAA
- a CDS encoding sulfite exporter TauE/SafE family protein, which translates to MLNVDPGQALFLLVTLLATGAIAGVISGLLGVGGGIVIVPVLFFVFLALDVSETVRMHVAVGTSLATIIFTGFMSARSHWKRGSVDTSLLRSWGPWIAFGVVAGTVIGGNVSGTVLTLVFAAIAALVAINMAFKPADLAKPRPMPGTPLKQILSTTIGLISVMMGIGGGTLAVPILSFFTYPIRLAVGTAAAIGLIIAIPGTIGYALFGLGVSGLPPFSLGYVNLAGLVAIIPTSMLTAPLGVKLAHAIPQLALRWCFAGFLAITSIRMITSIF; encoded by the coding sequence ATGTTGAACGTCGATCCGGGGCAGGCTCTTTTCCTGCTCGTCACCCTGCTGGCCACCGGCGCAATCGCCGGCGTCATATCGGGCCTTCTGGGCGTCGGCGGCGGCATTGTCATCGTGCCAGTGCTGTTCTTTGTCTTTCTGGCGCTCGATGTATCCGAGACCGTGCGCATGCACGTTGCGGTCGGCACCTCACTTGCCACCATCATCTTTACAGGCTTTATGTCTGCGCGCTCGCACTGGAAGCGCGGAAGCGTCGATACGAGCCTGCTGCGCAGCTGGGGACCTTGGATCGCCTTTGGCGTCGTTGCGGGAACGGTGATCGGCGGCAACGTCTCGGGCACCGTGCTCACGCTCGTGTTCGCCGCCATCGCAGCGCTTGTGGCGATCAACATGGCCTTCAAGCCGGCCGACTTGGCAAAGCCCCGCCCCATGCCGGGCACACCACTCAAGCAGATTCTTTCAACGACCATCGGGCTGATTTCGGTGATGATGGGCATCGGCGGAGGGACGCTGGCGGTCCCCATCCTGTCCTTTTTCACCTATCCGATCCGGCTTGCAGTCGGCACCGCCGCAGCGATCGGGCTCATCATCGCCATCCCCGGCACGATCGGCTATGCGCTGTTCGGTCTCGGCGTATCCGGTCTGCCGCCATTCTCGCTCGGCTATGTCAACCTGGCAGGCCTGGTCGCCATCATTCCCACATCCATGCTGACGGCGCCGCTGGGCGTCAAACTGGCCCACGCCATTCCGCAACTGGCCCTGCGCTGGTGTTTTGCCGGATTTCTGGCCATCACCTCGATCCGCATGATTACCAGCATTTTCTAG